One Stratiformator vulcanicus genomic window, CAATTGAAATTTCCGATGATGGCACAGGAATGACTTTCGAGGAGGTTCGGGATGAGTACCTGGTTTTAGGACGAAACCCTCGTGAGCAGTATGGCAATGAAAAATATGGCCGGCGCATTATGGGGCGGAAAGGGATTGGTAAATTGGCGGGTTTTGGACTTGCGGCGGAAATCGAGGTGCTTACTTGGCGAGATGGGCATGCCACGCGATTCTGGTTGAAGCGGGATCAGCTTAGGCTGAAGAGTAACGAAGTGAAGGATATCGATATCGATTTCAAACGCGAAGATCCACCAGACGGTGGCACCTCGCACGGCACTATCGTGTTGTTGTCAAAGCTCAAGCACAAGACGCCCATAAAAATCGAGGATCTGTGTACGTCGCTCGCACGTCGATTCAGCCGCACTGTTAGGGGGCGAATGGAAATTAGAGTTAACGGTGATACACTTCCCGATCCCACGCCAAAGCTGACATTTCGATTTCCTGAAGAAGGCTTTGCCGAGGTGAGTTTGCCGTCAGGAGAAGTAGTCCGGTACTGGTACGGTTTTTCGCCCGAAACCATAAAGCTGCGTGAATTGCAAGGCTTCATAATTCTCGTCAACGGGCGTTCCGCGCAGGCTCCGCCGTTCTTTTTCGGTGTGGAATCGACAGCCTCGGGGCAACATTCAACTAAATATGTTATTGGCGAAGTCGAGGCAGACTTTGTAGATGCGGCTGCAGATGACGACTCTGATGTTATCTCGACCGATCGCCAGAATATCGATTGGGAGGAGGAAAATGTACTCCAGCTGAAGCTGTGGGGTGAGTCACTTTCGAGGAAGGTTCTAGCGGAATGTGCTCGGACAAAGGGCGAAGAGTTTGAGAATTGGGCATTAAATGACCCGGATTATTCGGAGCGACTCAACCGTCTCGACCGCGCGTCCAAGAAACAGGTGAAATCGTTTTTGAGGACGCTTGGCAGTGCGGAAGTTGAATCCCATCGGTCGCGTGATCTCGCGAGTTCATTGCTTCGAGCGTATGAATATCGGCATTTCCATGATGTGGTACAAGACATTGTCGATGTAGGACATGACCCAGAAGCACTTCAGAGACTCTTGGTTAAGCTTACGGACTGGAAGGTTCTGGAAAGTAGGGCCGTATTGGAGGTAATCAACGGGCGACTTCAGATCATTGATAAGTTCGAATCTATGCTCGCTAACGACGCGCCCGAACGCGCCGGGCGTGTCGGAGTAGATAATATGCATGACTTGTTGGCACGTCACCCGTGGATATTGAATCCGGAGTGGCAAATCCTTTCGGAAGAAAAAAGAATTACAACTCTGATGCGGGTGTGGTTTGCTGCTGAGGAAACGGATGATGATGACTCGCGTAGAATCGATTTTCTTGGACTGTCGGCGGATCGACGAACTGTAATTATTGAGATTAAACGACCTGATCATGCTGCTACACAAAAAGAAGTCTCTAGGCTTGTAGAGTATAAAGATAAGCTATCGCAGTCGGTTCCTGATGAGCAGATACAAATGGTGCTTGTATGTGGGCGAAATCCGAAGATTACCCCGAGTGAGCTTAAGTTGTGGGAGCGGGAAGAGAATAGAGAAATCCGATTTTGGAATTCGATATGTGAGAAGACGAAACGGACATATTCGCACTATCGGGCGCTATTGGAGTCGGATATCGATCATCCTGATTTCGCGAGCGCAACTCGCGAAGTCATGAAGACTCGAGAGGTAATTGAAAGAGGGACAGTCCATCGCGGTCCCGAAGAGGATGATCGTCGTCTCGGTCGTCAAGATATCGAATATCGGGAGGGCGAAGATGGATAACCTCAGCTCAAATCAACGGCGGAGGTGCATGAGCCAAAATCGTGGCAAAAACACATCGATCGAACTGGCTGTTCGCAGTCATCTGCACAGACGTGGTATGCGTTTTCGGAAGAATGTTAAG contains:
- a CDS encoding ATP-binding protein, which gives rise to MPNSDKLTFKVLGRTLEHFGVQMYTQRPPALAELVANGWDAGAHNVDLVLPREEDYSPDSSTIEISDDGTGMTFEEVRDEYLVLGRNPREQYGNEKYGRRIMGRKGIGKLAGFGLAAEIEVLTWRDGHATRFWLKRDQLRLKSNEVKDIDIDFKREDPPDGGTSHGTIVLLSKLKHKTPIKIEDLCTSLARRFSRTVRGRMEIRVNGDTLPDPTPKLTFRFPEEGFAEVSLPSGEVVRYWYGFSPETIKLRELQGFIILVNGRSAQAPPFFFGVESTASGQHSTKYVIGEVEADFVDAAADDDSDVISTDRQNIDWEEENVLQLKLWGESLSRKVLAECARTKGEEFENWALNDPDYSERLNRLDRASKKQVKSFLRTLGSAEVESHRSRDLASSLLRAYEYRHFHDVVQDIVDVGHDPEALQRLLVKLTDWKVLESRAVLEVINGRLQIIDKFESMLANDAPERAGRVGVDNMHDLLARHPWILNPEWQILSEEKRITTLMRVWFAAEETDDDDSRRIDFLGLSADRRTVIIEIKRPDHAATQKEVSRLVEYKDKLSQSVPDEQIQMVLVCGRNPKITPSELKLWEREENREIRFWNSICEKTKRTYSHYRALLESDIDHPDFASATREVMKTREVIERGTVHRGPEEDDRRLGRQDIEYREGEDG